Proteins encoded by one window of Candidatus Babeliales bacterium:
- a CDS encoding LOG family protein: MNQDPQNNSPLNQGPLSRNIHNIRLSYHHSCAKMMWMTFVSIFQILYAHLTLRKIKKPIVTFFGGHQLPGSSLPYGQAAEEIAYRLAKCDMMIMTGGGGGIMQKALDGTIRAQKETGEKMCIGISVQGLNEGAKNQQSFYLSYITMRTFFARKWVLMSFSHVFFFFPGGFGMLDEFMEIMTLLKTSKLDKRKIVLYGSEYWKGFFAWASREMIERGFSDRIEMDYFVLVDSVEEAAVQLKTCCGCR; encoded by the coding sequence ATGAATCAAGATCCGCAGAACAATAGTCCACTGAATCAAGGTCCGCTAAGCAGAAACATTCACAATATTCGTTTATCATATCATCATTCCTGTGCAAAAATGATGTGGATGACCTTTGTGTCGATATTTCAAATTTTATACGCACATCTCACATTAAGAAAAATCAAAAAACCGATAGTCACTTTTTTTGGTGGGCACCAGCTCCCAGGTAGTTCTTTGCCGTATGGGCAAGCAGCAGAAGAAATAGCCTACCGTTTGGCCAAATGTGACATGATGATCATGACAGGTGGCGGCGGTGGGATTATGCAAAAAGCTTTGGATGGCACCATCCGTGCTCAAAAAGAAACGGGCGAAAAAATGTGCATCGGTATTTCGGTACAAGGTTTAAATGAAGGTGCAAAAAATCAACAATCATTTTATTTGTCATACATCACAATGCGAACATTTTTTGCCCGCAAATGGGTACTGATGAGTTTTTCACATGTGTTTTTCTTTTTTCCTGGCGGCTTTGGCATGCTTGATGAATTTATGGAAATTATGACACTGCTTAAAACCAGCAAACTTGATAAACGTAAAATCGTTTTATACGGCAGTGAGTATTGGAAAGGATTTTTTGCATGGGCGAGCCGTGAAATGATTGAACGTGGTTTTTCGGACCGCATCGAAATGGATTATTTTGTGCTGGTTGATTCAGTTGAAGAGGCTGCAGTCCAATTAAAAACATGCTGTGGATGTCGATAA